CCGTCACGCTGAAGGCCTCCAAGGCGCGCAACGCCGGCTGGCTCGCCATCACCTTCGGGTGGGGCTTCGCCGTGCTGACGGCCGTCTACACATCGGCGCCGCTGTCCGGCGCCCACCTCAACCCGGCCGTGACGCTCGCGCTCGCCATCAAGGACGGCGACTGGAGCAACGTTCCGGTCTACTGGGCCGGCCAGCTGCTGGGCGCCGCGATCGGCGCGACCCTGGTGTGGGTCGCCTACTACGGGCAGTTCCACGCGCACCTCACCGACAAGGAGATCGTCGGCGGCCCGGGTGCGCAGGCCACAACGGCCAAGGCCGTGGAGGCGCAGGAGAAGGGCGCGGGCCCGGTCCTCGGCGTCTTCTCCACCGGTCCGGAGATCCGTGTCGTCTGGCAGAACCTCGCCACGGAGATCATCGGCACCATCGTGCTGGTCCTGGCCGTGCTCACGCAGGGCCTCAACGACAAGGGCAACGGTCTGGGCACCCTGGGTGCGCTGATCACCGCGCTCGTCGTCGTCTCGATCGGTCTCTCCCTCGGCGGCCCGACGGGCTACGCGATCAACCCGGCCCGTGACCTGGGTCCGCGCATCGTGCACGCCCTCCTGCCCCTGCCCAACAAGGGCGGCTCCGACTGGGGGTACGCCTGGATCCCGGTGGTCGGTCCGCTGATCGGCGGCGCGATCGCTGCAGGCATCTACAACGTCGCTTTCGCTTAAAGCACCGGTAGAACGACCCCTTAACTCACGGAAACCCAGGAGCACACAGTGACCGACGCGCACACCGCCGGCCCCTTCATCGCCGCCATCGACCAGGGCACCACCTCCAGCCGCTGCATCGTCTTCGACCGGGACGGCCGTATCGTCTCCGTCGACCAGAAGGAGCACGAGCAGATCTTCCCGAAGCCGGGCTGGGTCGAGCACAACGCCAACGAGATCTGGACCAACGTCCAGGAGGTCGTCGCCGGGGCCATCCAGAAGGCCGGCATCACCCGTGACGACATCAAGGCCATCGGCATCACCAACCAGCGCGAGACGACGCTGCTGTGGGACAAGAACACCGGTGAGCCCGTCCACAACGCCATCGTCTGGCAGGACACCCGCACCGACGCCCTGTGCAAGGAGCTCGGCCGCAACGTCGGCCAGGACCGCTTCCGCCGCGAGACGGGTCTCCCCCTCGCCTCCTACTTCGCCGGCCCGAAGGCCCGCTGGCTGCTCGACAACGTCGAGGGCCTGCGCGAGCGCGCCGAGCGCGGCGACATCCTCTTCGGCACCATGGACACCTGGGTCATCTGGAACCTGACCGGTGGTGTCGACGGCGGCAAGCACTACACCGACGTCACCAACGCCTCCCGCACCATGCTGATGAACCTGCACACGCTGGAGTGGGACGAGAAGATCGCCGAGTCGATCGGCGTGCCGCTGGCGATGCTGCCCGAGATCCGCTCCTCCGCCGAGGTCTACGGCGAGATCAAGGGCGGCAAGCTGGGCGACCTGCTCGGCGGCATCCCGGTCGCCTCGGCGCTCGGCGACCAGCAGGCGGCCCTGTTCGGCCAGACCTGCTTCTCCGAGGGCGAGGCCAAGTCGACGTACGGCACCGGCACCTTCATGCTGATGAACACCGGCGAGAAGATCATCAACTCGTACTCCGGTCTGCTCACCACCGTCGGCTACCGCATCGGCGACCAGACACCGGTCTACGCCCTGGAGGGCTCCATCGCGGTCACCGGTTCGCTGGTGCAGTGGATGCGCGACCAGATGGGCCTGATCTCCACCGCCGCCGAGATCGAGACGCTCGCGCTCTCGGTCGAGGACAACGGCGGCGCCTACTTCGTGCCGGCCTTCTCCGGTCTGTTCGCCCCGCACTGGCGCTCCGACGCCCGCGGTGTGATCGCCGGCCTGACCCGGTACGTCACCAAGGCGCACCTGGCCCGCGCCGTCCTGGAGGCCACAGCCTGGCAGACCCGCGAGATCACCGACGCCATGACCAAGGACTCGGGCGTCGAGCTCGCGGCCCTCAAGGTCGACGGCGGCATGACGTCCAACAACCTGCTGATGCAGACCCTCTCGGACTTCCTGGACGCCCCCGTGGTGCGCCCGATGGTCGCCGAGACCACCTGCCTCGGCGCCGCCTACGCCGCCGGTCTCGCCGTCGGCTTCTGGACCAGCACCGACGACCTGCGCGCCAACTGGCGCCGGGCCGCCGAGTGGACCCCCCGCATGGACGCGGACACCCGCGACCGTGAGTACAGGACCTGGCTCAAGGCCGTCGAGCGGACCATGGGCTGGATCGAGGACGAGGGCTGACGAGCACCCCGCAAGCTCGCGGCTCAATGAGGAGTAAGAACCCGAAATGACCAGTCAGACCACCCTGCAGTCCGTGCCTGCCCTCGGTACGCACCCGGCCTCCGGCTCCAACCCGAGCCGCGCCGAGACCCGGGAGCAGCTCTCCAAGGCGTCGTACGACCTTCTCGTGATCGGCGGCGGCATCCTGGGCATCTCCACCGCCTGGCACGCCGCGCAGTCCGGCCTCAGGGTGGCTCTGGTCGACGCCGGCGACTTCGCCGGCGCCACCTCTTCCGCCTCCTCCAAGCTGCTCCACGGCGGTCTGCGCTACCTGCAGACCGGCGCGGTGAAGCTGGTGGCGGAGAACCACTTCGAGCGCCGTGCGGTCTCCCGCCAGGTGGCTCCTCACCTGGCGAACCCGCTCACGTTCTACCTCCCCGTGTACAAGGGCGGGCCGCACGGCGCCGCGAAGCTCGGGGCGGGCGTCTTCGCCTACTCCGCGCTCTCCGCGTTCGGTGACGGCGTCGGTCACCTGCTGTCGCCCGCGCGGGCCGCGCAGGACGTGCCGGAGCTGCGCACCGACAACCTCAAGGCCGTGGCCGTCTACGGCGACGACCAGATGAACGACGCGCGTATGGCGCTGATGACGGTCCGCGCGGCCGTCGAGGCGGGCGCCGTCGTCCTCAACCACGCCGAGGTGACCGGACTCCGGTTCACCCGGGGCCGCGTGACGGGCGCGGACCTGAAGGACCGTACGACGGGCGACGAGTTCGGCGTGAACGCCCGTCTGGTGCTGAACGCGACCGGCCCGTGGGTCGACCACCTGCGCAGGATGGAGGACCCCGATGCGGCGCCGTCGATCCGTCTGTCGAAGGGCGCGCATCTGGTCCTGAAGCGGACGTCTCCGTGGAAGGCCGCGCTGGCGACCCCCATCGACAAGTACCGCATCACCTTCGCCCTCCCCTGGGAGGACATGCTGCTGCTCGGCACGACCGACGAGGAGTTCGAGGGCGACCCCGCGGACGTCGCGGTCACCGAGAAGGACATAGCACAGATCTTGGACGAGGCCGCGTTCTCGGTCCGGGACCAGCAGCTGTCCCGTGACCTGATCACGTACTCGTTCGCGGGTCTGCGGGTGCTGCCGGGCGGCCCCGGCGACACGGCCAAGGCCAAGCGCGAGACGGTCGTCACCGAGGGCCGGGGCGGGATGCTGTCCGTCGCGGGCGGCAAGTGGACGACCTTCCGGCACATCGGCCGTACGGTCATGCAGAAGCTGGAGGCGCTGCCGGGCGCTCCGCTCGGTGACGACTTCGAGCCGATCGCCTCCCTGCCCAGGA
Above is a genomic segment from Streptomyces sp. SLBN-31 containing:
- a CDS encoding glycerol-3-phosphate dehydrogenase/oxidase, with amino-acid sequence MTSQTTLQSVPALGTHPASGSNPSRAETREQLSKASYDLLVIGGGILGISTAWHAAQSGLRVALVDAGDFAGATSSASSKLLHGGLRYLQTGAVKLVAENHFERRAVSRQVAPHLANPLTFYLPVYKGGPHGAAKLGAGVFAYSALSAFGDGVGHLLSPARAAQDVPELRTDNLKAVAVYGDDQMNDARMALMTVRAAVEAGAVVLNHAEVTGLRFTRGRVTGADLKDRTTGDEFGVNARLVLNATGPWVDHLRRMEDPDAAPSIRLSKGAHLVLKRTSPWKAALATPIDKYRITFALPWEDMLLLGTTDEEFEGDPADVAVTEKDIAQILDEAAFSVRDQQLSRDLITYSFAGLRVLPGGPGDTAKAKRETVVTEGRGGMLSVAGGKWTTFRHIGRTVMQKLEALPGAPLGDDFEPIASLPRKLPLPGVANPRAVAHRLLVDNPAPGPRMAADTAKHLATHYGSLAFDIARLANENPELGRRVHPDAPEIWAQVVYARDNEWAETPDDVLRRRTTLTIRGLATDDVRAKVQDLLDKK
- the glpK gene encoding glycerol kinase GlpK, which encodes MTDAHTAGPFIAAIDQGTTSSRCIVFDRDGRIVSVDQKEHEQIFPKPGWVEHNANEIWTNVQEVVAGAIQKAGITRDDIKAIGITNQRETTLLWDKNTGEPVHNAIVWQDTRTDALCKELGRNVGQDRFRRETGLPLASYFAGPKARWLLDNVEGLRERAERGDILFGTMDTWVIWNLTGGVDGGKHYTDVTNASRTMLMNLHTLEWDEKIAESIGVPLAMLPEIRSSAEVYGEIKGGKLGDLLGGIPVASALGDQQAALFGQTCFSEGEAKSTYGTGTFMLMNTGEKIINSYSGLLTTVGYRIGDQTPVYALEGSIAVTGSLVQWMRDQMGLISTAAEIETLALSVEDNGGAYFVPAFSGLFAPHWRSDARGVIAGLTRYVTKAHLARAVLEATAWQTREITDAMTKDSGVELAALKVDGGMTSNNLLMQTLSDFLDAPVVRPMVAETTCLGAAYAAGLAVGFWTSTDDLRANWRRAAEWTPRMDADTRDREYRTWLKAVERTMGWIEDEG
- a CDS encoding MIP/aquaporin family protein, which translates into the protein MSSSDIFIGETIGTAILILLGGGVCAAVTLKASKARNAGWLAITFGWGFAVLTAVYTSAPLSGAHLNPAVTLALAIKDGDWSNVPVYWAGQLLGAAIGATLVWVAYYGQFHAHLTDKEIVGGPGAQATTAKAVEAQEKGAGPVLGVFSTGPEIRVVWQNLATEIIGTIVLVLAVLTQGLNDKGNGLGTLGALITALVVVSIGLSLGGPTGYAINPARDLGPRIVHALLPLPNKGGSDWGYAWIPVVGPLIGGAIAAGIYNVAFA